Below is a window of Musa acuminata AAA Group cultivar baxijiao unplaced genomic scaffold, Cavendish_Baxijiao_AAA HiC_scaffold_1139, whole genome shotgun sequence DNA.
GATCTCATGTAGTGCCCAAGCCTCCAAGCAAACAGGTAAGAAGCATGAATTAAAACAGCATAATAAAAGTTCAATTGTTGTCATTGCAGTATGAAAACCAACATGACTGTAAATGAAGAAAGAGTTGAAGCAACTCGTATTGTGACACTGAGTCATCATTGCATGCAAGTGTTGTACCCTCATCCAGGCCCAAGAATTATTAGTTATAGGCAAATTGATATTACTTTGTTCCACCAAAATCCATCTTATAATGTTGATCTACATAGGGAGAGTGTAGATTAAACACACAGACAAAGATAGTTAGAGAAGCAAAGAAAAAGGTCAAATGTTATGGCAATATAAAAAACAGCCTTAGCTTATGTGAAAAGTAGAAATGAGCAGTAGGAAAAAGGAAAAACCTCACCTTAGCCACATGCTCCAGAGTGACAGCCTCAGGTATGATCCCTGTTCTTAGCCTAAGCTCAACAAATCCACTACTTCCTTGCAAAGGAAAGCACTGGCCAGGTTCTCCAAAGCTCGGCTCCAGCATCTTATGTGCATTAGCATGAACTCCATTATGACCTTTAGCAAACCAACTATTACCTTTTCCAAAACCATATGGCTCTGAATGTCTAACCACCTTAGCCCCACCAGAAGCTAAAGCATAATCAACCCTTCCAAGACCATCAGCAGCATGCTTTTCTATCTCTTTCTGAACAATATCCCTAGCAAAAGCCCTAATTTGATCCAAATCCAGGTTTATATTGCTATCATCTAAACCGttcaaaagtttttcaaattcttCCCTTGAGAGGAGACCCTTGTCCTTCAATTCACCCAAAGACTTGTCCAAAGAATCAGTTTTAGCTTCCAACTTCTTCAACTCCTCCTCAAACAACGCTCCTTTTTCTTCAGCTTGCTTCAGCAATTCCCTAGTCACAATGCCAATCTCACTACCTATTTTCTTATCTACTACATCTAATTGGACCTGAAGCATCTTGGCAGTCTCCTTTATAGATGCCTCAACATCATAAATTCTGCTTTCATAATCCAATGAAGCAAATGGAGAGTTTGCATTGTCGCCTATGCTGTAACTCCATCTCCAAACAGTCTGCCCCAACCATAAAAGAGCTGCAAGAAGCAGGCAATTCTTGGTTAACACACTAAGGACAGTTTGCCATTTGGGTTTCCCAGGTTTTGGAACAGCTTTCTTCCGCCGTGGGGATACACTGGACGAAGCTATCAGCCGTTTCTTCAACTTTGAATAGTCTTTTGGTCTCTCAATCACGGATTCTCCCCTTATCGTGTGGCTTAAATCCTTCCCATTAGCGACCCCATTAGTTCCTCCAGCAGAAAGCCCATCAGCATTCAATGTCTTCTCCACGATCACCATCGTTCTCCTCCTCGCATCTGGTTTCCCCTTCGCATCCAAAGTCAGCGAAGCACCGTTGCTGGTCACTGGTGTCGCCGCAACTGCTGCAGCGGTGGAACCAGACATGGCTCCGCTTCGGTGCTCGATGTGCTCGTTCAATGACCCCAAAGAAAGAACAGCCTAACCCTTAGACGCACAAAGCAGCGAGCAATCAGAACCGGAGAAGATCAAACAGAATATTTAAGCccccaaaaacaaaagaaaacagcactaaaaacataatatccaagaTATATAATAACTGCACCGAACAAGGACGCCGATtcaaaccctaatctgccataaAGATCAaataaaacaacaaaagaaagaaacaataGGTCAACAAACCAAACAACTAGTACTCGAAACCAAATAAAAGGCACGCCTAAGAATCTAAGAGCAAACACCTAGCACAACGAAAGAGGAACGGAAAGCAATCAAGATGAAGGCAGATCTCCAGGATCGAAGTctggaaaagagagagagaagaacacGAAGAGAGTCGAGGACAGATCGAACAATGGAACGAAGAGGGGAAGCGGGTAGAGAAGTCACCTACCGGGAGAAGCCTTGGCGATCCGCGGGCGTCGTCACGCGCACAGGACTCGCAGATCGAGCGCGAAAACCAAAAGAGAGAGGCGGACGGGGTTCGGAGTTTGGCTCGGAATCGCTTCCTCCCGTCCTCTACCTTTGTCGAGGGAGGGATCTCGGGGAACGAGTTTAAGAAGTGGGTGTGTCGCTGCTCCGCTCTCGTTGAAAGGAACAGGGAAAGGAAACCAACGGGAGACCGGGAGCGGCGCGTCCCAATAGCGAAATAAATAATGATTCGCCTATCCGTTGGCGAATTACCCGATCCGGTACCCGACTCCTGCTTTGAAACAAGAACAGTGGGTTCCACCATGGATCTTTTGCGACTCCGTTAAAAGCATGGGAACCATGCATGAATACTCGTTCTCGCATTAGTAATCGAATTTGTcacattttatatttaatatttatttatttatttttaaaaataaaaaatattacatcAAATGACATACGGACTTAAAACTAAGATCGATCATTTATGTAATATTATATTAACcaacttaaatatatatattcaaagataatttattttttcattcGCATGAATAACCGgtggatatttttttattttctcatttctattgttaaagaaaaaaattacactTTTCATGTGTCTTTATTTGCCTTTGGAAATATTTTTGGACACAAAaatgaaagaaacaaaagaacTTAAAAATCATCCTGAGATCATCAACAGCATCTTAGATGATCAAGACACTTGTCAAGAAGTTATTGTTTGAAAGCACCGATGATTTATATATCTAGAAATCACACCTATTTATAGGTACTTTTCACTATCAAGTTGGGTTGTTTAGACTTGCATACGCTAAAAGTATCGAAAACTGTGATGAATTAGTACTTACATAAAAATTAAGTTGATTGAAAACTTTCGACTTGATAAAAGCATATCTAAAAAGATATTAAAAGTATACTTGACTTAAAATAAGAGTGATAAATAATCAGAAAACAAAGAAAGTACAtaccaattttataatggttcgatcgtcgtaaccTACGTCTACTCTTCATTTCTCTTTCGTTGAGGTCACTAACACCTATTACCGGTCTTCTTTTAATATGCGAAGATTAATTATCCTCTTAtaattcttttctccttttcataagtttaggagataacctttacaacccactcacccctctcttaaactgaaataaacacttagagctagaggaagagaattctcacaagattacaatagtattttttcCTAATTTTGTTCTCAGTTTGTGTGTTTACTAAGCAAGGatgagtgaggtttttataggtctcaaatggattcaaatttgaagccaaACCTATATCATCCCGGGTTTTCAAGtaactgacggtaccatcgccaatattaggcggtaccatcgcctattgaTCTGACACTGGTTGGTATCACCGcttagtttgacactaacactaggcgataccattacCTAATATAGTCTTGAAGATTATGTctaagtggtaccactagtagtttgggcggtaccaccacctaaacaaCTTGGGAGGCCgagtcctaggcggtgccatcgttaGCCCTGACAGTGCCACTGCTTGGGTCTACTGAGGGTTGCTGCATGAGCCTCACTTAGCCCAAAACACCCCCAACTCAAGCCCAATAGATccgtaattgagttggcattatttcatctctttgaaatatgaaagctaataagttttgcttctcttaagatgagTAAGCTATCACTTTTCTCTTAGATGTGCAAGATAACAAGTTTTTACCTTTTTGAAATGTGCAACTAAGTAATTTtactttcttttgcaatgtgtaagctagcaatttttgctttcctttgcaaagtagtaagttttctttccttaaaatatgcaagttagtaatttttgcttccttttgcgatatgcaagctagcatgactttctccccctttgttattgcaaacaagaaagaagaggaggagatatgcaaaaatttacatcaatgatcatcacatgaaagatatcaaagatCATAAAAGATTAATACAAAAGATTATCGGTCTTTTGTATTATCAAGAAAAACTTTAAAATTTGTATTATCagtctttctccctctttgtattctcgattggttcccgcagaacttttgatgaacatccggacttccgtcgaaccctcgaactcccaaagtgatctcgatcttgactctggtacaacatctgctttatgtcttactgctatcgtagttaatcctacatacttttctcaacatatagattagatcaaacaaattacaattgacttcatcgtcaaaatccgagattcaacaacacttTCACTCATAT
It encodes the following:
- the LOC135671337 gene encoding SUN domain-containing protein 1-like isoform X1; protein product: MVEPTVLVSKQESGTGSGNSPTDRRIIIYFAIGTRRSRSPVGFLSLFLSTRAEQRHTHFLNSFPEIPPSTKVEDGRKRFRAKLRTPSASLFWFSRSICESCARDDARGSPRLLPAVLSLGSLNEHIEHRSGAMSGSTAAAVAATPVTSNGASLTLDAKGKPDARRRTMVIVEKTLNADGLSAGGTNGVANGKDLSHTIRGESVIERPKDYSKLKKRLIASSSVSPRRKKAVPKPGKPKWQTVLSVLTKNCLLLAALLWLGQTVWRWSYSIGDNANSPFASLDYESRIYDVEASIKETAKMLQVQLDVVDKKIGSEIGIVTRELLKQAEEKGALFEEELKKLEAKTDSLDKSLGELKDKGLLSREEFEKLLNGLDDSNINLDLDQIRAFARDIVQKEIEKHAADGLGRVDYALASGGAKVVRHSEPYGFGKGNSWFAKGHNGVHANAHKMLEPSFGEPGQCFPLQGSSGFVELRLRTGIIPEAVTLEHVAKSVAYDRSSAPKDCRVSAWFESPDEDPSSNIKKIVMLTEFSYDLEKSNAQTFDVVVGDAGVVINTVRLDFTSNHGSSALTCIYRFRVHGHEPSSPAAMGLQG
- the LOC135671337 gene encoding SUN domain-containing protein 1-like isoform X2, whose product is MSGSTAAAVAATPVTSNGASLTLDAKGKPDARRRTMVIVEKTLNADGLSAGGTNGVANGKDLSHTIRGESVIERPKDYSKLKKRLIASSSVSPRRKKAVPKPGKPKWQTVLSVLTKNCLLLAALLWLGQTVWRWSYSIGDNANSPFASLDYESRIYDVEASIKETAKMLQVQLDVVDKKIGSEIGIVTRELLKQAEEKGALFEEELKKLEAKTDSLDKSLGELKDKGLLSREEFEKLLNGLDDSNINLDLDQIRAFARDIVQKEIEKHAADGLGRVDYALASGGAKVVRHSEPYGFGKGNSWFAKGHNGVHANAHKMLEPSFGEPGQCFPLQGSSGFVELRLRTGIIPEAVTLEHVAKSVAYDRSSAPKDCRVSAWFESPDEDPSSNIKKIVMLTEFSYDLEKSNAQTFDVVVGDAGVVINTVRLDFTSNHGSSALTCIYRFRVHGHEPSSPAAMGLQG